Genomic window (Mycoplasma sp. NEAQ87857):
GCAACAAAGATGCAAAAAGCGAACTTCAAGAATATTTCCAAAGTTTCAGTAAAGAAAACATTAAATACATTACAGAACAAGGTGCAAATAGACAATTTTTCTCTAAAGCAGTGCATGATGAGCAAATTTTTGGAAAAGGTTATGGTAGTTCTAAAAAAGAAGCAGAATTAAACGCTGCTAAAAATGCTTTAGAAAAATTAAAATAGGGGTAGATATGAAATTAATCAAAATTGAAGCACATGGTTTTAAATCATTTGCTAACCCAATTGTTTTAAATTTTGATGGTGGAGTTGTTGGTATTGTTGGACCTAATGGTTCTGGTAAAAGTAACATTAATGATGCCATTAAATGAGTTCTTGGAGAACAAAGTTCTAAAGAACTAAGAGGAGATAACATGGAAGATGTTATTTTCTCAGGTTCTAAAACCGCTAAAGCTTTAGATAAAGCACAAGTAACTTTAACTTTTGATAATTCTGCTGGTTTATCAAGTGTTGATAGTAAAATTGTTACTATTTCTAGAGTTTTAGAAAGAGGAAAAGGTATTAATGAATATTATCTTAATGGTCAAAAATGTCGTCATAAAGATATTAAAACCATTGCAATGGAAACAGGTATTGGTAAAAGTTCATTAGCAATTATTTCTCAAGGAACTGTTTCAGAAATTGCTCAAAGTAGTGATGAAAATCGTAGATTGATCTTTGAAGAAGCTGCAGGAGTTTCGAAATATAAATTTAGAAAACAAGAAGCTTTAAAAAAACTTGAACGTACTGATGCTGCTTTATCTCAAATAAATACTGTAATTAAAGAATTAGAAAAAAGACTTTTACCATTAAAAGCTCAAGCAGAAAAAGCGATCTTATATCGAGATAAATCTAAGCAATTAAAAGAAGTTGAAATAGCTTTTTTAGCTAATCAAATTAATGCTTTGGATAAAGAATATAAACAATTAGAACAAGAATTAGCAGGTGTTGGTGAAACTAAAGAAAGTTATAAAAATAACATTACTGATTTAAGTATGAAATTAGTTGCAAAAAAAGCTAATTTAACTGAAGTTAAAGCTTTAATTTCTCAAATTCGAGCTAAAAAAGAAGCGATTAATGCAAGATTAAATGACTTAAATGTTATTTATGCTAAAGAAACTCAACGTAGAGACATGATTGCTAAAGGTGAATTACAAACATCATCTAAAGAGCTTCAACAATCTATTATTTCTAAAATTAAAGATCTTGAACAAAAAGTAGTTTATTTTAATCAAGCTTATGATGAAATTCAACAAAAGTTCATAGAATCTACTTCTAAAATTAGAGATATTAATATTCAAATTAATAATTACAACATCACTAAACAAGAAGCAGAAAGAAAAATGATTGAGATACAAACCAAAATCAACATTTTTAATGAGAAAAAACAATCTCAATCTAATTTATTTAAAGGAACAAGAACTATAGTTCAAAATAAATCACTATTTCCTGGTTATAAAGGTTTAGTAAGTGATTTATTAACAGTTCCTGAACAATATGTAACTGCTATTGAAACAATTTTAGCTAATGCTACTCAACATGTGGTTGTTAATAATTCTAACACTGCAGTAAATTGTGTTAATTTCTTAAAGAAAAACAATGGTGGAAGAGCTACTTTTATTCCTTTAGAATCTATTAAAGGTAAATTCATTAGAGATGATTATTTATTAGTCTTAAAAAATCAAAAAGGATTTATTGGAATAGCTAAGGATTTAGTAACAGTTGATAAAAAATATAATGTTTTAAATGACTTTTTATTAGGAAACATTATAGTTGTAGATACTGTTGATAACGCTAATAATATTTCTAAAATTGTTGATAAGAAATATATGGTAGTTTCATTAGACGGTGATGTTATTCGTGTTGGTGGAATTATTGTTGGCGGAACTAGCGAATCTACTAATGAATTAATTGGTTTAGAATACAAAATTGAACAACTAAAAGAATTAATTCCTGGATTAGAATCTATTATTTATAATGCTGAACTTAAATCAAGTGAATTAAAAAATGAATTATCAAAATTACAAAGCTATAATCAAGAATATACCACTCAAAAAACTAGTGTTTCATTCCATTTAAGCACCACTAATAAAGAATTAGATGAATGAAAAGCTAAAATAATTGATTTTAATGAAGAAGATGATCAAGAATCAGCTTCTATTCCTACTTTTGAAACAATAGGTCAATTAAGTAAAGAAGTTAGATTATTAGATTTAGATTTACAAGCTCAAATCACTATTAAAAATGGTTATGAAGCTGAAATATCAAACTTAGAAATTGAGTTAAATAAATCTAATTCAATGTTAATTCAATTAACCGAAAGCTTTGAAGCTAAAATTTCTAAATTTAATAAAATAGAGTTTAATCTTGACCAATATCGTGAAAGATTAACTAATTTTTATGAACTAACTTTAGAAAATGCTTTAGAAAATTACCAATTAAATATGTCAATTGATGCCGCTAAAGAATTAATAGCAGAATTAAAAGCTGAGATTGCTAAATTAGGTAATGTAAATTTAGAATCTATTGTTGAATTAGAAGAAGTTGAAAATCGTTATGCAGATTTTTCAAGTAATTATGAAGAATTAACTGAAGCTAAAAACACTATTTTAAATGCAATTAGTGAAATAGATAAGATTATTATTAATCGATTAACTAATGTAATTCACGATGTA
Coding sequences:
- a CDS encoding AAA family ATPase; its protein translation is MKLIKIEAHGFKSFANPIVLNFDGGVVGIVGPNGSGKSNINDAIKWVLGEQSSKELRGDNMEDVIFSGSKTAKALDKAQVTLTFDNSAGLSSVDSKIVTISRVLERGKGINEYYLNGQKCRHKDIKTIAMETGIGKSSLAIISQGTVSEIAQSSDENRRLIFEEAAGVSKYKFRKQEALKKLERTDAALSQINTVIKELEKRLLPLKAQAEKAILYRDKSKQLKEVEIAFLANQINALDKEYKQLEQELAGVGETKESYKNNITDLSMKLVAKKANLTEVKALISQIRAKKEAINARLNDLNVIYAKETQRRDMIAKGELQTSSKELQQSIISKIKDLEQKVVYFNQAYDEIQQKFIESTSKIRDINIQINNYNITKQEAERKMIEIQTKINIFNEKKQSQSNLFKGTRTIVQNKSLFPGYKGLVSDLLTVPEQYVTAIETILANATQHVVVNNSNTAVNCVNFLKKNNGGRATFIPLESIKGKFIRDDYLLVLKNQKGFIGIAKDLVTVDKKYNVLNDFLLGNIIVVDTVDNANNISKIVDKKYMVVSLDGDVIRVGGIIVGGTSESTNELIGLEYKIEQLKELIPGLESIIYNAELKSSELKNELSKLQSYNQEYTTQKTSVSFHLSTTNKELDEWKAKIIDFNEEDDQESASIPTFETIGQLSKEVRLLDLDLQAQITIKNGYEAEISNLEIELNKSNSMLIQLTESFEAKISKFNKIEFNLDQYRERLTNFYELTLENALENYQLNMSIDAAKELIAELKAEIAKLGNVNLESIVELEEVENRYADFSSNYEELTEAKNTILNAISEIDKIIINRLTNVIHDVNLEFDRVFHSMFGGGSAKIKFIDPSDPLESGITIYAQPPGKSIKNLKLFSGGEKSLIAISLLFAILKARPLPLCILDEVEAALDESNVVRYAKYLQQLKDQTQFIVITHRTGTMSRVDSLFGATMQHRGITSFFSVKLADAKNLIEPQTNHN